A single window of Nicotiana sylvestris chromosome 3, ASM39365v2, whole genome shotgun sequence DNA harbors:
- the LOC104219559 gene encoding protein DYAD-like, translating into MDYLKGQKQGSVACADTPALARHDNQPLLPTSDRCTLKRNADHEILQNAKMNIEMGSIYEIDHMYLPPRTPVQLKSIRVAMVSERTVLNVAVRYPSMQSLQTYFSNSKREMYPAFDEKFVMGTALASKVLLRQVPSQEFAEKKHLHSFWLVNYTTLGAVPAAKNGICLSQLKVNGMVTWGIRRQVKFMGRHEDQSNNTKSSSSFVQGEEIPKLKTPEKSEEEDEEDDDEEEDEIDGESVKQEDEEAEEDDDEEAVTEKTNKNLKRKRYSFRATTVKKKAKTTRGPEKKNKIKKKNKCRVLSVYKDPKDRWSAERYELAEKNLMEVMKAKGATANNPIIRPELRAEARKRIGDTGLLDHLLKHLAGKIAPGGTERFRRRHNAEGAMEYWLESADLVNIRKEAGVNDPYWIPPPGWKLGDSPIQHPICTQEFKHLKDEIFVLKRDWEEMASSKEQLEEEVGRLKRRIEELEFKKKQSQAIETAKTMEKYKKQLMMTTSDFMAKMEEKCLSLVSKLEEKEKSISTLMLSTEEKKKQVEPEKQGVQEVVTVGEKKRSKVADDQSKEVIAVEPKLKAATKAQKTTPTAEEKAAKIQRLKSGFRICKPQGSFLWPNMVRNNKNNGGNMSNQVMVLVEDVHMVPTPPSVSSSTAIAAPSLLPYYQHNKQQQPVSPVKPVPERRAVTVTVSTISSETRYEAGDNNYSTSNKTTTLINLNDVPFSAGEGFQQAPTSRQTITTTTVMPHTLSSPVNGDKMSKPWQASRDDRASQVALSGKDSGQQQASKCCSSSATSLPQGAASWLVLATPSNTDASDESIIG; encoded by the exons ATGGATTACCTGAAAGGGCAAAAGCAAGGCAGTGTCGCCTGCGCAGACACTCCAGCTTTGGCCAGACATGACAACCAACCTCTTCTGCCCACATCTGATCGCTGTACCCTAAAACGCAATG CAGACCATGAAATTCTGCAGAATGCAAAGATGAATATTGAGATGGGTTCTATTTACGAGATTGATCATATGTATTTGCCTCCTAGGACCCCAGTTCAACTCAAGTCCATCCGAGTTGCTATG GTGAGCGAGAGAACTGTATTGAATGTGGCAGTGAGGTACCCGAGCATGCAGTCACTACAAACATACTTCAGCAATAGCAAACGAGAGATGTATCCAGCTTTTGATGAGAAGTTCGTAATGGGAACAGCTCTGGCTAGTAAAGTGCTTCTTCGTCAAGTTCCTTCTCAGGAGTTTGCCGAGAAGAAACATCTTCATAGCTTTTGGTTAGTCAACTATACTACTTTGGGCGCTGTTCCTGCTGCAAAGAATGGCATCTGCTTATCTCAGCTCAAGGTCAATGGTATGGTTACTTGGGGAATACGCCGGCAGGTCAAGTTTATGGGGAGACACGAAGACCAAAGCAACAACACCAAGTCTTCTTCCAGTTTCGTTCAAGGAGAAGAAATTCCAAAACTGAAAACACCAgaaaaatctgaagaagaagatgaagaggacgatgatgaggaagaagatgaaattgATGGTGAATCAGTAAAGCAAGAAGATGAAGAAGCAGAAGAGGACGATGATGAGGAAGCTGTAACAGAAAAGACTAACAAGAATCTAAAGAGAAAGAGGTATAGCTTTAGAGCAACTACAGTAAAGAAAAAGGCAAAGACAACAAGGGGTCCTGAGAAGAAAAATAAGATTAAGAAGAAAAACAAATGCAGGGTTTTGTCAGTATACAAAGACCCCAAAGACCGTTGGTCTGCTGAGAG GTACGAGTTGGCGGAGAAAAACTTAATGGAGGTGATGAAGGCAAAGGGAGCAACGGCTAATAACCCTATTATCAGGCCAGAGTTGAGAGCAGAGGCGCGGAAGCGCATTGGAGATACGGGCCTTCTGGATCATCTGCTCAAGCACTTGGCTGGTAAGATTGCACCTGGAGGAACTGAACGTTTTCGCCGTCGTCACAATGCTGAGGGAGCAATGGAGTATTGGCTGGAGAGTGCTGACTTAGTCAACATCAGGAAGGAGGCTGGTGTTAATGATCCTTATTGGATTCCCCCACCTGGTTGGAAGCTTGGAGACTCCCCCATTCAACACCCCATTTGTACTCAGGAATTCAAGCACCTGAAAGATGAGATTTTTGTACTCAAAAG AGACTGGGAGGAAATGGCGAGTTCCAAGGAACAGTTGGAAGAAGAAGTTGGAAGACTGAAAAG AAGGATTGAGGAgcttgaattcaagaagaagcAAAGCCAAGCTATTGAGACGGCAAAGACAATG GAAAAGTACAAGAAGCAATTAATGATGACCACTTCAGATTTTATGGCCAAAATGGAG GAAAAGTGTCTGAGCCTAGTGTCTAAactggaagaaaaagaaaagtcaatCTCCACATTAATGTTGTCgacagaagaaaagaaaaagcaagtgGAACCAGAGAAACAGGGAGTGCAAGAGGTAGTAACAGTGGGAGAAAAGAAGAGATCAAAAGTAGCTGATGATCAGAGCAAGGAGGTAATAGCAGTTGAACCCAAGCTGAAAGCAGCCACAAAAGCACAAAAAACTACTCCAACAGCTGAGGAAAAAGCTGCCAAGATACAAAGACTTAAGAGTGGCTTCAGGATCTGCAAGCCCCAAGGTAGTTTCCTCTGGCCAAACATGGTTCGCAACAACAAGAACAATGGTGGCAACATGTCCAATCAGGTTATGGTCCTGGTTGAAGATGTTCATATGGTCCCAACACCACCTTCAGTCTCTTCTTCCACTGCCATAGCAGCTCCTTCACTGCTGCCTTACTATCAGCATAATAAGCAGCAGCAGCCAGTTTCCCCTGTCAAGCCTGTCCCCGAAAGACGAGCTGTCACTGTTACTGTCTCCACCATCTCTAGTGAAACTCGCTATGAAGCTGGGGATAACAATTACTCTACTAGCAACAAGACAACCACTTTGATCAACTTAAATGATGTCCCTTTTAGCGCTGGTGAAGGATTTCAACAAGCCCCAACATCAAGGCAAACTATAACCACAACTACTGTCATGCCTCAT ACATTGTCCTCTCCTGTGAATGGAGACAAGATGAGTAAACCATGGCAAGCTTCAAGAGATGACAGGGCTAGCCAGGTGGCCCTGAGTGGGAAGGACTCAGGTCAGCAACAAGCAAGCAAATGCTGCTCTTCTTCAGCCACATCCTTGCCCCAGGGAGCTGCAAGTTGGTTAGTTCTGGCTACTCCAAGCAACACTGACGCCTCAGATGAGTCCATCATTGGATGA
- the LOC104219562 gene encoding 8-amino-7-oxononanoate synthase-like isoform X1: MNSWDEWVELALQKLESHKLLRSVRPIHLSKDSNSLSHSNADDFEFFDELRQWDRDTVEVQISETTYHKWLQDIPSSGDEVGCNGVVDTEVGASAGTFKTLILFSGNDYLGLSSHPTIIKAATQAVQRHRMGPRGSALICGYTNYHRQLESSLAELKNKEDCLLCPTGFSANMAFMTAVGNVSMLLANGGEPSVDARVAVFSDALNHASIIDGMRLAEKQKSIAVFVYRHCDMRHLNELLTNCTMKRKVVITDSLFSMDGDFAPMLELVKLRKKHGFLLAIDDAHATFVCGETGGGAAELFNCESDVDICLGTLSKAAGCHGGFIACSKKWKQLIQSRGRSFIFSTSTPVPVIAAAHAAVVVAKKEMWRRRAIWNRVQGFRDLTGIPITSPIISLIV, from the exons ATGAACTCATGGGACGAATGGGTTGAGTTGGCACTGCAGAAACTGGAGTCGCATAAACTCCTTCGTTCTGTTAGACCCATTCATCTATCCAAGGATTCAAACTCGTTAAGCCATTCTAATGCCGACGACTTCGAATTTTTCGATGAATTACGCCAATGGGATAGAGACACAGTGGAAGTTCAGATTTCAGAAACTACGTATCATAAATGGTTGCAAGACATTCCCAGTTCCG GAGATGAGGTTGGTTGCAACGGTGTGGTGGATACTGAAGTAGGGGCAAGTGCTGGAACATTCAAGACGTTAATTTTATTCTCTGGAAATGATTACCTGGGCTTGAGTTCGCATCCTACAATTATCAAGGCTGCAACACAG GCAGTTCAAAGGCATAGAATGGGTCCAAGAGGTTCTGCACTAATATGTGGTTATACCAATTATCATCGACAACTAGAGTCATCCTTGGCGGAGTTAAAAAACAAGGAG GATTGCCTTCTTTGTCCCACAGGCTTTTCAGCGAACATGGCTTTTATGACTGCTGTAGGCAATGTCAGTATGCTCTTAGCCAATGGAGGTGAACCTTCAGTAGATGCAAGGGTTGCTGTCTTTTCTGATGCCCTGAATCATGCTTCAATTATTGATGGTATGCGCCTAGCCGAGAAACAAAAGAGCATAGCTGTTTTTGTCTACCGGCATTGCGACATGCGCCATCTTAATGAGCTATT AACAAATTGTACAATGAAGAGAAAAGTTGTCATTACTGACAG CTTATTTAGTATGGATGGAGACTTTGCCCCAATGCTTGAGCTTGTGAAGCTTCGTAAGAAGCATGGATTTTTATTGGCAATTGATGAT GCTCATGCAACATTTGTTTGTGGTGAAACTGGTGGTGGGGCCGCTGAGTTGTTCAATTGTGAAAGTGATGTGGACATTTGCCTAGGTACTCTGAGCAAGGCTGCAGGTTGCCATGGTGGATTCATAGCATGCAG CAAGAAATGGAAGCAATTGATACAATCAAGAGGCCGCTCTTTCATATTTTCAACTTCTACCCCGGTGCCTGTAATTGCTGCTGCCCATG CTGCTGTTGTTGTGGCAAAAAAGGAGATGTGGCGTAGAAGAGCTATTTGGAATAGGGTGCAAGGTTTCCGTGATTTAACAGGAATCCCCATTACAAGTCCTATCATCTCCCTTATTGTGTGA
- the LOC104219562 gene encoding 8-amino-7-oxononanoate synthase-like isoform X2 — protein sequence MNSWDEWVELALQKLESHKLLRSVRPIHLSKDSNSLSHSNADDFEFFDELRQWDRDTVEVQISETTYHKWLQDIPSSGDEVGCNGVVDTEVGASAGTFKTLILFSGNDYLGLSSHPTIIKAATQAVQRHRMGPRGSALICGYTNYHRQLESSLAELKNKEDCLLCPTGFSANMAFMTAVGNVSMLLANGGEPSVDARVAVFSDALNHASIIDGMRLAEKQKSIAVFVYRHCDMRHLNELLTNCTMKRKVVITDSLFSMDGDFAPMLELVKLRKKHGFLLAIDDAHATFVCGETGGGAAELFNCESDVDICLGTLSKAAGCHGGFIACSCCCCGKKGDVA from the exons ATGAACTCATGGGACGAATGGGTTGAGTTGGCACTGCAGAAACTGGAGTCGCATAAACTCCTTCGTTCTGTTAGACCCATTCATCTATCCAAGGATTCAAACTCGTTAAGCCATTCTAATGCCGACGACTTCGAATTTTTCGATGAATTACGCCAATGGGATAGAGACACAGTGGAAGTTCAGATTTCAGAAACTACGTATCATAAATGGTTGCAAGACATTCCCAGTTCCG GAGATGAGGTTGGTTGCAACGGTGTGGTGGATACTGAAGTAGGGGCAAGTGCTGGAACATTCAAGACGTTAATTTTATTCTCTGGAAATGATTACCTGGGCTTGAGTTCGCATCCTACAATTATCAAGGCTGCAACACAG GCAGTTCAAAGGCATAGAATGGGTCCAAGAGGTTCTGCACTAATATGTGGTTATACCAATTATCATCGACAACTAGAGTCATCCTTGGCGGAGTTAAAAAACAAGGAG GATTGCCTTCTTTGTCCCACAGGCTTTTCAGCGAACATGGCTTTTATGACTGCTGTAGGCAATGTCAGTATGCTCTTAGCCAATGGAGGTGAACCTTCAGTAGATGCAAGGGTTGCTGTCTTTTCTGATGCCCTGAATCATGCTTCAATTATTGATGGTATGCGCCTAGCCGAGAAACAAAAGAGCATAGCTGTTTTTGTCTACCGGCATTGCGACATGCGCCATCTTAATGAGCTATT AACAAATTGTACAATGAAGAGAAAAGTTGTCATTACTGACAG CTTATTTAGTATGGATGGAGACTTTGCCCCAATGCTTGAGCTTGTGAAGCTTCGTAAGAAGCATGGATTTTTATTGGCAATTGATGAT GCTCATGCAACATTTGTTTGTGGTGAAACTGGTGGTGGGGCCGCTGAGTTGTTCAATTGTGAAAGTGATGTGGACATTTGCCTAGGTACTCTGAGCAAGGCTGCAGGTTGCCATGGTGGATTCATAGCATGCAG CTGCTGTTGTTGTGGCAAAAAAGGAGATGTGGCGTAG